A window of the Rissa tridactyla isolate bRisTri1 chromosome 24 unlocalized genomic scaffold, bRisTri1.patW.cur.20221130 SUPER_24_unloc_1, whole genome shotgun sequence genome harbors these coding sequences:
- the PTGES3 gene encoding prostaglandin E synthase 3 isoform X1 — protein sequence MGPRRSGPGGARPSAGRAEPAAGAARNGGYGALPGGLDGTGARQTVAAKTARNPRQPASAKWYDRRDYVFIEFCVEDSKDVNVNFEKSKLTFSCLGGSDNFKHLNEIDLFNNIDPNESKHKRTDRSILCCLRKGESGQAWPRLTKERAKLNWLSVDFNNWKDWEDDSDEDMSNFDRFSEMMNNMGGDDDVDLPEVDGADDDSPDSDDEKMPDLE from the exons ATGGGGCCGAGGCggagcggccccggcggggcccgTCCCTCGGCGGGCAGAGCCGAGcccgcggccggggccgcccgcaACGGCGGGTACGGAGCGTTGCCGGGCGGTTTGGACGGTACCGGTGCCCGCCAAACGGTAGCGGCGAAAACCGCGAGGAATCCCCG GCAGCCTGCTTCTGCGAAGTGGTACGACCGAAGGGACTACGTCTTTATTGAATTTTGCGTTGAAGACAGTAAAGATGTTAatgtaaattttgaaaaatcCAAACTTACGTTCAG TTGTCTTGGAGGAAGTGATAACTTTAAACATTTAAACGAAATTGACCTTTTTAATAATATTGATCCAAAT GAATCAAAGCATAAAAGAACAGACAGATCTATCTTGTGTTGTTTACGAAAAGGAGAATCTGGTCAGGCATGGCCGAGGTTAACGAAAGAGAGGGCAAAG CTCAACTGGCTCAGTGTGGACTTCAACAACTGGAAAGACTGGGAAGATGATTCAGATGAAGACATGTCCAACTTCGATCGCTTTTCTGAG ATGATGAACAACATGGGCGGAGATGACGACGTAGACTTGCCAGAAGTAGACGGGGCAGATGAT gaCTCACCAGACAGTGATGATGAAA AAATGCCGGATCTGGAGTAA
- the PTGES3 gene encoding prostaglandin E synthase 3 isoform X4 encodes MGPRRSGPGGARPSAGRAEPAAGAARNGGYGALPGGLDGTGARQTVAAKTARNPRQPASAKWYDRRDYVFIEFCVEDSKDVNVNFEKSKLTFSCLGGSDNFKHLNEIDLFNNIDPNESKHKRTDRSILCCLRKGESGQAWPRLTKERAK; translated from the exons ATGGGGCCGAGGCggagcggccccggcggggcccgTCCCTCGGCGGGCAGAGCCGAGcccgcggccggggccgcccgcaACGGCGGGTACGGAGCGTTGCCGGGCGGTTTGGACGGTACCGGTGCCCGCCAAACGGTAGCGGCGAAAACCGCGAGGAATCCCCG GCAGCCTGCTTCTGCGAAGTGGTACGACCGAAGGGACTACGTCTTTATTGAATTTTGCGTTGAAGACAGTAAAGATGTTAatgtaaattttgaaaaatcCAAACTTACGTTCAG TTGTCTTGGAGGAAGTGATAACTTTAAACATTTAAACGAAATTGACCTTTTTAATAATATTGATCCAAAT GAATCAAAGCATAAAAGAACAGACAGATCTATCTTGTGTTGTTTACGAAAAGGAGAATCTGGTCAGGCATGGCCGAGGTTAACGAAAGAGAGGGCAAAG TAA
- the PTGES3 gene encoding prostaglandin E synthase 3 isoform X2 → MRRGSRWRIGSVDDPRQPASAKWYDRRDYVFIEFCVEDSKDVNVNFEKSKLTFSCLGGSDNFKHLNEIDLFNNIDPNESKHKRTDRSILCCLRKGESGQAWPRLTKERAKLNWLSVDFNNWKDWEDDSDEDMSNFDRFSEMMNNMGGDDDVDLPEVDGADDDSPDSDDEKMPDLE, encoded by the exons ATGCGTCGCGGTTCGAGATGGAGAATCGGATCGGTTGATGATCCAAG GCAGCCTGCTTCTGCGAAGTGGTACGACCGAAGGGACTACGTCTTTATTGAATTTTGCGTTGAAGACAGTAAAGATGTTAatgtaaattttgaaaaatcCAAACTTACGTTCAG TTGTCTTGGAGGAAGTGATAACTTTAAACATTTAAACGAAATTGACCTTTTTAATAATATTGATCCAAAT GAATCAAAGCATAAAAGAACAGACAGATCTATCTTGTGTTGTTTACGAAAAGGAGAATCTGGTCAGGCATGGCCGAGGTTAACGAAAGAGAGGGCAAAG CTCAACTGGCTCAGTGTGGACTTCAACAACTGGAAAGACTGGGAAGATGATTCAGATGAAGACATGTCCAACTTCGATCGCTTTTCTGAG ATGATGAACAACATGGGCGGAGATGACGACGTAGACTTGCCAGAAGTAGACGGGGCAGATGAT gaCTCACCAGACAGTGATGATGAAA AAATGCCGGATCTGGAGTAA
- the PTGES3 gene encoding prostaglandin E synthase 3 isoform X3, producing the protein MQPASAKWYDRRDYVFIEFCVEDSKDVNVNFEKSKLTFSCLGGSDNFKHLNEIDLFNNIDPNESKHKRTDRSILCCLRKGESGQAWPRLTKERAKLNWLSVDFNNWKDWEDDSDEDMSNFDRFSEMMNNMGGDDDVDLPEVDGADDDSPDSDDEKMPDLE; encoded by the exons GCAGCCTGCTTCTGCGAAGTGGTACGACCGAAGGGACTACGTCTTTATTGAATTTTGCGTTGAAGACAGTAAAGATGTTAatgtaaattttgaaaaatcCAAACTTACGTTCAG TTGTCTTGGAGGAAGTGATAACTTTAAACATTTAAACGAAATTGACCTTTTTAATAATATTGATCCAAAT GAATCAAAGCATAAAAGAACAGACAGATCTATCTTGTGTTGTTTACGAAAAGGAGAATCTGGTCAGGCATGGCCGAGGTTAACGAAAGAGAGGGCAAAG CTCAACTGGCTCAGTGTGGACTTCAACAACTGGAAAGACTGGGAAGATGATTCAGATGAAGACATGTCCAACTTCGATCGCTTTTCTGAG ATGATGAACAACATGGGCGGAGATGACGACGTAGACTTGCCAGAAGTAGACGGGGCAGATGAT gaCTCACCAGACAGTGATGATGAAA AAATGCCGGATCTGGAGTAA